The following coding sequences are from one Candidatus Nitrohelix vancouverensis window:
- a CDS encoding regulatory protein RecX, whose protein sequence is MNPAEENKQARSAAIKHLVYRSRSESEIETHLSKKEFSDAAIASALQDLRELGYLNDADLAFNWGRSKIENRLWGPMRLKQGMLGRGLPKDVIRNAIALLYNEFNESELAHQAALKKLKSMDRLDRETQRRRLAPYLQRKGFSGDVVYETVQTLLPFRRE, encoded by the coding sequence ATGAACCCTGCGGAGGAAAATAAACAGGCCCGATCAGCCGCCATCAAACATCTGGTCTACAGAAGCCGAAGCGAATCGGAGATTGAAACGCATCTGAGCAAGAAAGAATTTTCAGACGCCGCCATCGCTTCGGCCCTGCAGGACCTGCGCGAGCTGGGCTATCTCAACGACGCCGATCTCGCTTTCAATTGGGGGCGGTCCAAAATTGAAAATCGTTTGTGGGGGCCCATGCGCTTGAAACAAGGCATGCTCGGACGCGGACTTCCAAAAGACGTGATTCGCAACGCCATCGCTCTGCTATACAATGAATTCAACGAGAGCGAACTGGCGCATCAAGCGGCGCTCAAAAAATTGAAAAGCATGGATCGCCTCGACCGTGAAACGCAACGGCGGCGTTTGGCCCCCTACCTGCAACGTAAGGGGTTTTCCGGCGACGTCGTTTACGAAACCGTACAAACCCTGCTCCCCTTCAGGCGGGAATGA
- a CDS encoding prepilin peptidase, which yields MINPLEQFLLLPQFLQASGVFLFGLMLGSFSNVCIHRIPRGESVVSPGSHCVSCNAAVRSFDNIPLLSYLILKGQCRNCGVRFSWVYPFIEFITALLIVASFYRFGWSWEFAIFTVVGPALVVITVIDLQHKIIPNLITLPGIPLCLIAGIYLEGTSSALWGLVAGSGLFLLIGEIYYRMRGEIGMGMGDVKYIAAAGALLGWQKIFLVIFIAALIGSIVGVLGMVNKKLTGASQIPFGPFLAAGTLVAFFWGDALIHLYLSSLAPGYPAL from the coding sequence ATGATAAACCCCCTTGAACAATTTCTACTGCTTCCCCAGTTCCTTCAGGCCTCCGGAGTGTTCCTGTTCGGCCTGATGCTGGGCAGTTTTTCTAACGTGTGCATCCACCGCATCCCGCGCGGCGAATCGGTGGTCTCCCCCGGCTCGCACTGCGTCTCCTGCAACGCCGCAGTGCGTTCCTTCGACAACATTCCCCTCCTCAGCTATTTGATTCTGAAAGGGCAATGCAGAAACTGCGGCGTCCGGTTTTCCTGGGTCTACCCCTTCATTGAATTCATCACGGCGCTGCTGATCGTCGCTTCCTTTTATCGCTTCGGCTGGTCCTGGGAGTTTGCAATCTTCACCGTCGTCGGCCCGGCCCTGGTGGTCATCACCGTCATCGACCTGCAACACAAAATCATCCCCAACCTCATCACCCTGCCGGGAATTCCGCTGTGCCTGATCGCCGGTATCTATCTGGAAGGGACGTCAAGCGCCTTGTGGGGACTGGTCGCCGGAAGCGGCCTGTTCCTCCTGATCGGAGAAATCTACTATCGGATGCGCGGAGAGATTGGCATGGGCATGGGCGACGTGAAATACATCGCCGCCGCAGGGGCCTTGCTCGGCTGGCAGAAAATTTTCCTCGTGATCTTCATTGCCGCATTGATCGGATCGATCGTCGGCGTTCTGGGCATGGTCAATAAAAAATTGACCGGCGCGAGCCAGATTCCTTTCGGGCCTTTTCTGGCCGCAGGCACGCTGGTCGCGTTTTTCTGGGGCGATGCGCTCATCCATCTCTACCTGTCTTCGTTGGCCCCAGGCTACCCCGCTCTCTAG